The genomic window gcattacagcgctgacaaagattttctataaatagtaacagtgacattggccttgaccttggcgccctaaaacacgtactcgttcgaggtattcccatgctggacccatatatgaagtttggtcaggatccgttcagaaatgaagtcgctagagtgctgacaaagattttctataaatagtaacggtgaccttaaccttgaccttagcaccctgaaacacgaactcgttcgaggtattcccatgctgaacccatatatgaagtttggtcaggatccgttcaaaaatgaagtcgcaagagcgctgacaaagattttctataaatagtaacggtgaccttgaccttgaccttggcaccctgaaacacgaactcgttcgaggtattcccatgctggacccatatatgaagtttggtcaggatccgttcaaaaatgaagtcgcaagagcgctgacaaagattttctataaatagcaacggtgaccttgaccttgaccttggcaccctgaaacacgaactcgttcgaggtaaTCCCATACTTGAccaagagcgctgacaaaaagtgaacatattACGTACGCACGAACGGAACACTacatcccctccccgactttcgtcgcgaggggataataaGTAAATCAGGAAAAAACAAGCAAACCAGCAGAAATAGGTAAAACAGCTGAAATAGGTAAAAACAGGTAAAACAGGCAACCATGTAAAACAGGTAAAACAGGTAAAACAGTTACAGGTAAGACAGTAAAAACAGGTAAAACAGTTACAGGTAAGACTGTAAAAACAGGTAAAACAGGTAAAACAGGTAAAACAGTTACAGGTAAGACAGTAAGAACAGGTAAAACAGGTAAGACAGGTAAAACAGTTACAGGTAAGACAGTAAAAACAGGTAAAACAGGTAAAACAGTTACAGGTAAGACTGTAaaaacaggtaaaacagatAAAACAGTTACAGGTAAGACAGTAAGAACAGGTAAACCAGGTAAGACAGGTAaaacaggtaatacaggtaaaacagcaACAGGTAAGACAGTAaaaacaggtaaaacagatAAAACAGGTAAAACAGGTAAAGGTAAGACCGTAAGAACAGGTAAAacaggtaaacaggtaaacaggtaAAACAGGTAAAACAGTTACAGGAAAGACAGTAAGAACAGGTAAACCAGGTAAGACCGGTAAAACAGCAACAGGTAAGACAGTAAGAACAGGTAAAACAGGTAAAACAGTTACAGGAAAGACAGTAAGAACAGGTAAACCAGGTAAGACCGGTAAAACAGCAACAGGTAAGACAGTAAGAACAGGTAAAACAGGTAAGACAGGTAAAACAGCAACAGGTAAGACAGTAAGAACAGGTAAAACAGGTAAAACAGGTAAGACAGGTAAAACAGGTTATACAGGTAAACCTAAAACAGGTAAGATCTAAGTCAGTTTGACCATAAACTACCTCTCAGCTCCTGTTGTACTCATACCTGTAGGACTGACATCTCATTCTTATGACTCCGATAAAGTTTGAAtcattcccaattgaaaatGCTTAAAAACATTATTCAAAAGTATCAATTTCCATAAGGCATATTAAGACCATTTAGTCTATCAAGGCCTTTGAAAAGGAttattaacaagagatcccagagggatcttggcgcccaccattgaatgatctttataggttccatgtcagattgatcttttctctatttttcccttcctcttactaatctgtgcaaattgagaaacatccctcaagtacttttcaaacaagaggaacctatatatgaaatttgagaaagatccctttagtactttctaagaaataacgataacaaacttcaattgtcaaaatccaagatggctgcctgtcggccatgttgttttccgactggtcccaaaatgcaatatgcatagctaggGACCAtgggaaacccacatatgaaatttgagaaagatcccttcggtactttctaAGGAATAggtataacaaacttcaattgtcaaaatccaagatggctgcctgtcggccatgttgttttttgattggtctccaaatgcaatatgcataactaggcaccaaggggaacatacatatgaaatttgagaatgatcccttcagtactttctaagaaataacgataacaaacttcaattatcaaaatccaagatggctgcctgtcggccatgttgtttcccgattggtctcaaaaagcaatgtgcataactaaggaccaagggaaacctacatatgaaatttgagaatgatcccttcattcagtactttctgagaaatagcgataacaaacttcatttgtcaaaatccaagatggctgcctgtcggccatgttgttttccgattggtctcaaaatgcaatatgcataactaggcaccaaggggaacctacaaacaaaatttgagaaacatcccttcagtactttctgaggattagcgataacaagaattgtttacggacggagggacggacggagggagggacggacggagggacggacggagggacggacggagggacggagggacggagggacggagggacggacggacggagggacagagggacggacggacagacggacggacgacggaccacggacgcagggcgatttgaataaaaattaaGTGAATTCGACCTTCTTTGACCACAGAAATCCTGCCTGAGGGGACGGGAGCCATGTGATTAACAAAGTTAGTGCATCTACGACTTTAGATGGCCTCTGCAAAATTAGATCAGGGGTTTCTGAGAAGTCGAAAAAGTAACTTGTTTATATTTGGAGGACAGACCACAGAAGAGAGAAAAGACACTTACTGTACAACAAGTCACTTGAGGTTTCATGTCCGGTAACCTATTAAAATTGTAAATAGACGTTCACCTTTTCTAATCGAGTCCTCCAGATGGCGTCCTCGAACTTCTAGGTCTGTAAGCTTGGAGTCAATATGGGCAAGTTGAGTTTGGATTTCAAGTGGTGACATCTTCTGGAAATCTCCCTAGAATAAGATATACAATAACAGAGATGTATCCATGGGGCCTGTAAGGTGTTCATGACTGTTTTCAAAGATTACTGATATCCGGTGTTCATGACTGTTTTCAAAGATTACTGATATCCAGTGTGAAATCAACTCATTTATTGTTAGTTAAACAGAAAAAAGTTTTGAGAAGTGAAACAGACTGAGAATTTCCATATTCTGTCTGgtaaatattcatcaatatTCTAACATAAATAATTTGAAGATAATGAattctgtttattttattattttatgcaGTGGAATATTTTGTGACAAAGTTATTATTGATATCATGAACTTCATGACTAATACCGATATTTcctacaaaaataaatgtaaaataaaaatgaaaaagaaatcagTGATTTCACAGTAGTCATTGCTAATTGTTTAACAAAAGCTTAATTGTAACACTTACATCCTTAAGCCAGCCACCCGGAGATCCAGGAACGCTTCGTTCTTTGTGTTTCTTTATGGAACGTCTTGGTTCCTTGATGTCGTGAGGCGATGGTTGCGGAGGACGTGGAGGGGGCGATTTAGAACCTTCTTTTATACCAGTCtcttcaaaatcaaatttaatgtttacagctattttctttttcttatttccAATTTTATCTGTTTCTGGCAGTGTATAATGTTCCATTGGAGATGTTCTACTCTCCTGTACCGTTTTCTGCCCTACTGTGGGTACATCTCTTTTATTCTCCTTTGATTTGTGTGACCCAGACTGTGTGTTTTCTGCTGACCTCACTACACCTTTGACCTGTTTCCTCGACATGATTTCTGGAGTCTTTGGTCGGGCTGGTCGctctatttttgtttttttatcagcACTTCTGTCCAcgtttttgttgattttgtccTCATCTTTCCATCCACCATACTTTTTGTCTTCGTCTCTCCAATCACCACACCGTTTTCCGTCTTCCTTGGTTTTCTTGAGTTGGTGATTTTTCCACGGAGGATCACTACTTTCCGATTTGATTTCATTCCCAGTTTTGATCTCACTGTTTTTTTTAGCAGGCTCTATTTTAGTATTGTTtgtttctgttaatttgacagTCTCCGTTTTGCTGGGTGGTATTACGGCCCTTCTCATCACACGAGGCACTTTTGGTTGATCAGTATGAGATGCGTCAGTGGTCGGTCGATCAGTGTGATTTGCGTCAGTGGTCGGGCAATCAGTGTGATTTGCGTCAGTGGTTGGTCGATCAGTGTGATTTGCGTCAGTGGTTGGTCGATCAATGTGATTTGCGCGAGTGGTCTTGCTAGTGGTATCAGCCAATTTTCCCCGATGATTTGAGGAATTTACATTAGCACCATCATCTTTGTCCCGAATATTGGCTAGATTCTTGAGGAGCCCTTTGAGCACATTTTCATTCTTATCTTTCTGTGGCCTTATGGTCCCTGGCTCGACTAGCTCATGGTCTGACAGCCTCATGGCTTGCTCCATGTCTTTAGGAGTTGTGCCCCTTGGAAGAGACCTCGGAGGCTTCTGAGGTGGTGTATTGTCTACTGCGGGATCCTGTTTTTGTATGTTGGAAGATAAAACAGTGTTCCTTTTGAAATTTTGATCAGTCAGAGATTGTGAATTCATTGGCGTGGTTGTTACATTTCTGCCAGTTTTCAGATTCTTTTCAGGTTTTGAGATTTCCTTAAGAGATTCAGAATTTGATGGAGATTTGAACTTTGAGGGTGAAGTGGTTGTATCAGAAGGACTTCTTGCTGATGAATGCATTTCTTTTGACGAACCTTTGATGTTAGCCGGTACCAGAGACGGGCACCCCCCAGCCAATGAAGGTGGCATGGAGGTCGGTAATGGAGGTGGAGATCCCGACGACATCGGCGATGATTTAGGAGACTTTTTTCTCGGAGGAAGAGCGACAGATTCTTTCTCGTTATTGACTGGTTTGGAATCATCTTTTGATTTGATACTGCCCCTTGGTACAGCTCTAGGTTTCAGTTTTCCTCTTGGTGACACTGGAGACTCACTCCGTGGGGATCCTGGGGATTTACCCTGTGGGGTCAAAGGCTTACCCCATGAGGACATAGGTCGTTCAACCCTGGGCAACACTGGGGACTTGACCCGTGTCGACGAAGGACTTGTATCCATCGATTTGGTTTC from Pecten maximus chromosome 1, xPecMax1.1, whole genome shotgun sequence includes these protein-coding regions:
- the LOC117339703 gene encoding MICAL-like protein 1, producing the protein MAMTKVKKLQMWCKTIVDGYHDVSVTDMTSSWKDGLACCAIIHRFRPDLIDFDSLSKANVFENNQLAFEVAETELGIPALLEAEDMVAIRVPDRLSVVTYVSQYYNYFHNKPQLGGPGVRKAASLKRHQSPEDLSGPQPKRLTPQKENGDQKTEKKGSIGDKCTICHEKVYLMERLMESNKLYHRTCFRQSDLAPTSKIYARSNPGSPDQPSYWQQRSKGSEKSANLAARLNDLKKSTASPQPSVDLTKNKIDSSKNYTQQKPVLSDIGSQRTNVKGGEIGLSQGQLEETKSMDTSPSSTRVKSPVLPRVERPMSSWGKPLTPQGKSPGSPRSESPVSPRGKLKPRAVPRGSIKSKDDSKPVNNEKESVALPPRKKSPKSSPMSSGSPPPLPTSMPPSLAGGCPSLVPANIKGSSKEMHSSARSPSDTTTSPSKFKSPSNSESLKEISKPEKNLKTGRNVTTTPMNSQSLTDQNFKRNTVLSSNIQKQDPAVDNTPPQKPPRSLPRGTTPKDMEQAMRLSDHELVEPGTIRPQKDKNENVLKGLLKNLANIRDKDDGANVNSSNHRGKLADTTSKTTRANHIDRPTTDANHTDRPTTDANHTDCPTTDANHTDRPTTDASHTDQPKVPRVMRRAVIPPSKTETVKLTETNNTKIEPAKKNSEIKTGNEIKSESSDPPWKNHQLKKTKEDGKRCGDWRDEDKKYGGWKDEDKINKNVDRSADKKTKIERPARPKTPEIMSRKQVKGVVRSAENTQSGSHKSKENKRDVPTVGQKTVQESRTSPMEHYTLPETDKIGNKKKKIAVNIKFDFEETGIKEGSKSPPPRPPQPSPHDIKEPRRSIKKHKERSVPGSPGGWLKDGDFQKMSPLEIQTQLAHIDSKLTDLEVRGRHLEDSIRKAVEEDETMMMEWFQMVNEKNELVRREADLIYASRTQELEDEQQDIDRQIRELLEKPDGEKTEEERQEEELLLQKLIDVVNQRSIIVDSQDDDRIRYLEEDHDIAVVLESKGYAKKKDLKC